Proteins encoded within one genomic window of Acidiferrobacter thiooxydans:
- the rfaE2 gene encoding D-glycero-beta-D-manno-heptose 1-phosphate adenylyltransferase, producing MIADKISASRREGVERARALPRPLVFTNGCFDLLHRGHTAYLEEARALGSSLVVAVNGDASVRRLNKGPERPINHLEDRMAVLAALESVSLVLAFEEDTPRELILAIRPDVLVKGGDWPVASIVGADIVTADGGRVLSIPFRFERSTTALVRAIRHDLRP from the coding sequence ATGATCGCCGATAAAATAAGCGCATCCCGGCGGGAAGGCGTAGAGCGCGCGCGCGCCCTGCCACGACCGCTGGTGTTCACGAACGGATGCTTCGATCTCCTGCACCGTGGCCATACCGCGTATCTCGAGGAGGCGCGCGCGCTCGGGTCTTCGCTGGTGGTCGCGGTGAATGGCGATGCATCGGTACGCCGGCTGAACAAGGGCCCGGAACGCCCGATCAATCACCTGGAAGACCGCATGGCGGTGCTCGCGGCCCTGGAGAGCGTGTCGCTGGTACTGGCCTTCGAGGAGGATACGCCACGCGAGCTGATCCTGGCGATACGTCCCGATGTCCTGGTCAAGGGCGGCGACTGGCCGGTGGCCTCGATCGTCGGCGCCGACATCGTTACCGCGGACGGCGGCCGTGTGCTGTCCATTCCGTTCCGCTTTGAGCGCTCAACCACGGCGCTGGTGCGCGCGATCCGTCATGACCTCCGTCCTTGA
- a CDS encoding FAD-binding oxidoreductase, whose product MTSVLEPLQRALVGVVGKERVLTDPGDRHVYGYDNSRKHHSPDAVVFALTEDEVRDIVAVCRAHKTPLIARGRGTGTAGAAVPVRGGVVLSLERMRRIITVDPDNRLMRVEPGVTNQEVQRAAAAHGFFWAPDPTSAAYCSVGGNIAVNSAGPRAVKYGTVRENTLGLRAVTGRGEAIRTGVDTTKGAVGYDLTRLLIGSEGTLAIITQATLKLTPQSTARRTLRAIYDDMHHAAAAVSRIMAQPVTPCALEFLDGAAIAMVPDFHKTLPAHTGALLLIEVDGPEAAMDEAVAAVSAAARGAGLLELAAATSAGEAQALWAVRKALSPALRTLAPNKLNEDVVVPVSRIPELVAGLAALSRRFGIPIVNFGHAGNGNIHVNMLYDSQNAQQERQARPCLSEVFDLVLRLDGTLSGEHGVGMEKRDYVARAIDAPTLALMRAIKAQFDPDAILNPDKLFPLIS is encoded by the coding sequence ATGACCTCCGTCCTTGAGCCCCTGCAACGGGCCTTGGTAGGCGTGGTGGGCAAGGAGCGTGTGCTCACTGATCCCGGCGACCGCCACGTCTACGGTTATGACAACTCCCGCAAGCACCATTCCCCCGACGCCGTCGTGTTCGCGCTCACCGAAGACGAGGTGCGCGACATCGTGGCCGTCTGCCGCGCCCACAAGACACCGCTCATAGCGCGCGGGCGCGGTACCGGCACGGCCGGCGCCGCCGTACCGGTGCGCGGCGGTGTCGTGCTCTCGCTCGAGCGCATGCGACGCATCATCACAGTCGATCCCGATAATCGCCTCATGCGCGTGGAACCCGGCGTCACCAATCAGGAGGTGCAGCGGGCGGCAGCGGCACATGGTTTTTTTTGGGCCCCCGATCCCACCAGCGCCGCCTATTGCAGCGTCGGCGGCAATATCGCCGTCAATTCCGCCGGTCCGCGCGCGGTCAAGTACGGAACGGTGCGCGAAAACACCTTGGGCTTGCGCGCCGTAACCGGCCGCGGTGAGGCGATACGCACGGGGGTCGACACTACCAAGGGCGCCGTGGGCTATGACCTGACACGCCTTTTGATCGGTTCCGAAGGAACACTCGCTATCATCACCCAGGCAACCTTGAAACTGACCCCACAGAGCACCGCGCGGCGCACGCTACGTGCGATCTACGATGACATGCATCACGCGGCGGCGGCGGTCTCGCGAATCATGGCGCAGCCGGTGACGCCATGCGCCCTGGAGTTCCTGGACGGCGCGGCCATCGCCATGGTGCCCGATTTCCACAAAACTCTGCCGGCACACACTGGGGCCCTGCTGCTCATCGAGGTCGACGGGCCGGAGGCGGCCATGGATGAGGCCGTGGCGGCGGTGTCTGCAGCGGCCCGTGGCGCAGGACTGCTCGAGCTCGCCGCGGCCACAAGCGCCGGCGAGGCCCAGGCGCTCTGGGCCGTGCGCAAGGCCCTGTCCCCCGCGCTGCGCACACTGGCCCCGAATAAGCTGAACGAGGACGTCGTGGTGCCGGTCTCGCGGATACCGGAATTGGTCGCTGGGCTCGCGGCCTTGAGCCGCCGCTTCGGCATCCCGATCGTGAACTTCGGGCATGCTGGCAATGGCAACATCCACGTCAACATGCTCTATGATTCCCAGAATGCGCAACAGGAGCGACAGGCCCGCCCGTGCCTTAGCGAGGTATTCGACCTCGTGTTGCGCCTCGACGGCACCCTGTCGGGGGAACATGGCGTAGGCATGGAAAAGCGTGATTATGTGGCGCGCGCGATAGACGCCCCGACGCTCGCCCTCATGCGTGCCATCAAGGCGCAATTCGATCCGGATGCTATCCTGAATCCTGACAAGCTGTTTCCGCTCATCTCATGA